In the Sarcophilus harrisii chromosome 1, mSarHar1.11, whole genome shotgun sequence genome, one interval contains:
- the LOC100934853 gene encoding olfactory receptor 10H1-like yields the protein MPNFGRASMLKPNHTVVTEFILIGFSTFPHLQVMFFVILLLMYLFTLLGNLLIMLTIRSERSLHTPMYFFLCALSISEIFYTFVIIPRMLIDLVSSHHTISFLGCANQMFFSFTFGFTHSFLLTVMGYDRYVAICHPLRYNVLMNPQGCAWLVVSSWLGGMVMGLMVTLSIFHLTFCGPNKIHHFFCHVPPLLKLACGDTSVVAMGVGMVCITVLLGCFLFILLSYAFIVATILRIPSAEGRHKAFSTCASHLTVVVVHYGFASVIYLKPKAPESLEGDTLMGITYTALTPFLSPIIFSLRNKELKNALKKVFFSSQYPLRL from the coding sequence atgccCAATTTTGGCAGAGCCTCCATGCTGAAGCCAAATCATACCGTGGTGACTGAATTCATCCTCATTGGCTTCTCCACATTCCCCCATCTTCAGGTAATGTTCTTTGTGATACTTCTGTTGATGTATTTGTTCACACTGCTGGGCAACCTTCTCATCATGTTGACAATCCGGAGTGAGCGAAGCCTCCACACAcccatgtattttttcctatGTGCGCTCTCTATCTCAGAAATTTTCTATACTTTTGTTATCATCCCTCGCATGCTCATTGACCTGGTCTCCAGTCACCACACCATCTCCTTCCTGGGTTGTGCCAACCAGATGTTCTTCTCCTTTACATTTGGCTTTACCCACTCTTTCCTGCTCACAGTCATGGGCTATGACCGCTATGTGGCCATCTGCCACCCTTTGCGCTATAATGTGCTCATGAACCCACAGGGATGTGCCTGGCTAGTGGTCTCCTCATGGCTTGGTGGCATGGTAATGGGACTGATGGTTACACTTTCCATTTTTCACTTGACTTTCTGTGGGCCCAATAAAATTCACCATTTCTTCTGCCATGTACCCCCTTTGCTAAAGCTAGCTTGTGGTGACACCTCAGTGGTGGCCATGGGAGTGGGGATGGTCTGCATCACAGTCCTATTGGGCTGCTTCCTCTTTATCCTCCTCTCCTATGCCTTTATTGTGGCCACCATATTAAGAATTCCTTCGGCTGAGGGTCGTCACAAAGCCTTCTCTACTTGTGCTTCTCATCTCACTGTAGTAGTTGTGCATTATGGCTTTGCCTCTGTCATTTATCTTAAACCCAAGGCCCCAGAATCCCTAGAAGGAGACACTCTGATGGGCATTACCTACACAGCTCTTACTCCCTTTTTGAGCCCCATAATCTTCAGCTTGAGGAACAAGGAACTGAAGAATGCCCTGAAGAAAGTCTTCTTCAGTAGCCAATATCCCTTGAGACTTTGA